The Pseudomonas sp. SCA2728.1_7 DNA segment CCGCGATACGTGTTTGGCGCAGGTACCGGATGCACCCAGTCCGGGCGGCTTTCCAAGGCTTTCGGGTTGTCGGCGATTGACGTCGATACCGCATCGGCACCGACCGTCCAGCCGTGATAGGCCTCAAGCACGCTGATCATGTCGCGCCCGCCGCTATAGGCCCACGCCAGACGAATCGCCAGGTCATTGGCCTCGCTGCCGCTGTTGACCAGAAACACTCGATTCATGCCTTCCGGCGCCAATTTCAGCAAGCGCTCGGAAAACTCCGCCACCGCCGCATAGTTGAACCGCGAGTTGGTGTTGAGCAACGACCACTGGCGAGCCGCGACCGCTGCCATGCGCGGGTGACCGTGACCGAGCACTGCCACGTTGTTGAGCATGTCCAGATAGGAACGGCCCTGCATGTCGATCAGGTGATTGCGCCAGCCACGTTCGATGCGCGGCGGGTCGACGTAGTAGTGCTTTTGCGTGCGAGCGAAACTGGCGTCGCGGCGTTCGAGCAGGGTTTTCGCGTCCAGCTCCGGCTCGGCATCGCAGGCCAGTCCTAACAACGCCGCTGGCGACGGGCACAGGGCCTGCCACGCCGCTGCAAGCGCAGGGGTGCAAAACAACGGCGCATTGAGTTGCGCGCCACGGCACAACTGCACCCGCAACGGGCCGCTGACCGCGCCCAGCACCTGACCTTTGACCAGCGCCGCGCCACTGTGCAGCGACGGTGTTACGCCCCACAGGCGCACGCTGAGTTGCGGGCCATCCAGTTGCAGCACACCGTCTGCGGCTTGATGTACGACGCCAGCGAATGGCGCCTCCACGGTGCTGCCATCGGGCACGCGCAATTCCACGTGCAGCGGGAACGTGTCCGGCTCTACGGCACTGTCGGGACGAGTGCGCGACAAACGGTACTGACCGTAACGGCTTGCCGCCAAACCATGGGCAGCTGCCGCTTCGTTCAACAGGTGCTGATCGATGCCTGCCTGCTCCCAGTTGCCGGCCTCGAAATGCGGGCTGAGGACACCGAGATCGATCAGGGCAAATTCACGCCCGACCAGACCGGGCAGCAAGGGCGCAAAACCTTCGCCGTCGATCGCCGGCAAGCTGTGACCGACGGCCGTGAGGATCGCCGCTTCCATCAGCGCCTGCGGCACCGAAGTGGCCACGCGGAAGATTTCCCACTCATGGGTGAGGTTGTCGCGGCTGTAAATATTCGTCGGGTCGATGCTGACCTGTTGCTCACCACTGAGCACCAGCACCGCCGCACGCGCGACGATCAATGGCCACAGCGCTTGCAACTCTTCGTGTTGCAACGGGTTGACCGCGTGGTAAGCCTGAACCGCCGGCAGGATGACAAACGGATCACCACCAGCGTGATGCAACAACGCCGCACAAGTCACCGACAGATCGCTGATGCGCCAGGTGCGTACCAGATCGCCAAAGTCGATCACGCCCTGCAATTGCCAGTGCCGCTGGGCATCGCGCGCCCAGACAGCGTTGTCATCGGTGATGTCCATGTGGATCGCCTGCACCGGCAGTTTGCCCTGCAACGGTTGCAAGCGGCGCTCGGCCTGTTCTGCCGCATCGGCAATCAATGCGCGTTGCTGCTCATCCTTGATCACCGGCAGCAGATGGCTGATCAGTGCGCTGGCGTGGCGCGCATCCCACTGCAACGTGCGCTCAAGGCCCGGATGGTCGAACCCGGCCAGCGCCAGATCCATCTCACCGCAGAGCCGGCCGAACCCCGCCACCACATCACGACCCAAGTGATCGAGATGCGTCAGCGGCTGGCCCTCGATGTAATCCAGCAGCCGCACATGAACCGCTTCGCCGCCGACTTCCAGCGACAGCAGATCCTCGCCATTATTGGCCGCGATCACCCGCGGCACCGTCACCGCAGAATGCTCGGCCAGGTATTTGAGACCGGCGTGTTGGGCTTGCAGCTCCACCAGGGCGTAATCGCCACGGCAGATTTTCAGCACAAACCGCCCGCGCGGGCTGTCGACGCGAAAGTTCAGATCCTGCTGACTGCCAAGGGCCTGCAACGTGCCGCTGAGTCCGTAATGCTCCGCCAACCATTGCAGGGCCTGCTCCGCAGAAACCTGCGGGCTGGGCAAACTGGCGCGATGAATCAACGTGGCGAGCGGCATGAAACGACCCCTGAAATTTTATTAGGCGCCTATATCGCCATTGCTTCACAGGATCCGCAACCCCCAACCGCGTAAAGGTATCGGGGCTATTTCTCTTCCGGCACTCGCACCCTTGGACACTTTGCGCAAGAATGTCGGCCATTCACACCTGCCTATGGAAATCCTCATGAATGTAATCACCACCGACCTGCCCGGTGTCCTGATCATCGAACCGAAGGTGTTTGGTGACGAGCGCGGTTTTTTCTACGAGAGCTTCAATGCCAAAGCGTTCCAGGACGCCACCGGTCTGGACACGCAATTCGTCCAGGACAACCACTCGCGTTCGCAAAAAGGCGTGTTGCGTGGCCTGCATTACCAACTGCAAAACACCCAGGGCAAACTGGTCCGCGTGACCGTTGGCGAAGTATTGGATGTGGCCGTGGATATTCGCCGCAGCTCGCCGCACTTCGGCAAATCCGTAGCGGTACGTCTTTCTGCCGACAATCATCGCCAACTGTGGGTACCGGAAGGTTTCGCCCATGGTTTCGTGGTGCTGAGCGAGTTCGCTGAATTCCTCTACAAGACCACCAACTACTACGACCCATCGTCCGAGCGCAGCATTCGCTGGGATGATCCCGCTCTGGGCATCGACTGGCAGCTGGACGAAGCGCCGAAGCTGTCCGCCAAGGATCAAGCCGCAGCGCTGCTCAAGGACGCTGACGTCTTCGCCTGAGCCTAGGCATAATGCGCCTGACATCTCAGGCGCATCCGGCTCATGAAACCAACCCTTCCCCGCAGACCTCGTTGGCGCAGCCTCGCCCTGCTGGCCCTGTGTCTGGCGCCGCTGTTGTGGCCGCTAGAACATCTGGCCGAGCGCTATTACCGCAGCGAACTGGCCGGCCAGAACCGTCAGACCCTCGACCTGTACGTCGCCAACCTGTTGGGCACCCTGCACCGCTACGAAGTGTTACCACAGATTCTCGGCGACCTGCCGGCCCTGCGCTCGGTCCTCGGCGCACCGGACGACGGCGTCACCCAAGGCAATGCCAACCGTCTGCTGAAGAACATCGCTGCGCAGACCGGCGCCGAAGTCATGTACCTGATGGACACCAGCGGCCAGACGCTGGCAGCGTCGAATTGGGACAAGCACGACAGTTTTGTCGGTCGCAACTTCTCCTTCCGCCCGTATTTCAGTGAAGCCATGGCCGGACGCCTCGGGCGCTTTTTCGGTCTCGGCACCACCTCGGCCAAGCGTGGTTACTTCTTCGCCGCCGCCGTGCGCAACGGCGAAAAAATCATCGGCGTGCTGGTGATCAAGGTCGACCTCGACCACACCGAAAGCCTGTGGGGCAAAACTCCGGAACAACTGCTGGTGACCGACCACAACGGCGTGGTCATTCTCACCTCGCGTCCGGAATGGCGCTTTCGCTCGACCCGTAACTTGAGCGACGGCGAACGCTCAGCGATCACCGCCATCCAGCCTTACCCTACCCGTGAGCCACGTCCATTGAACCTCAGCCCCAGCGCGTGGCTGATCCAGACCCACGACATCGCCGAAACCGGCTGGAGCGTGAGCATCCTCGCGCCGCGTACGCTGATCGACCGTCCGGTGCGCACCGTGGTTGCGATCGGCGGCGCCACGCTGCTGGTGGTGATGTTGTTGCTCGGTCTGATGATGCAGCGCCGCCGCCACTATCTCGAACGCATTGCCTTTGAAGCCAAGGCACGCCGAGAACTGGAAGGCCGCGTGGCGGAACGCACCAGCGACCTCGAAGGCCTCAACCGGCGCCTGAAGGAGGAAGTGCTGGAGCGTGAACAGGCCCAGCAAGAGCTGGTGCGCGCCCAGGATGATTTGGTTCAGGCCGGCAAGCTGTCGGCGCTGGGGACGATGTCCGCAAGCATCAGCCACGAACTCAATCAGCCGCTGGCAGCGATCCGCAGCTACGCGGAAAACGCCGAGGTGTTGCTCGATCATCAGCGCACCGACGATGCGCGCGGCAACCTCAAACTGATCAGCGAACTGACCGGGCGCATGGCCTCGATCATCGCCCATCTGCGCGCCTTTGCCCGCCGTGATCGCCACGCGCCGGAAAGCGTTGCCCTGCAACCGGCGCTCGACGATGCCTTGGCACTGCTGGCCAAACGGCGCCGGAGCATGGAAGTCGAGCTGATCCGCGATCTGCCGGCCGCCACCCTGTGGGTCGAGGCCGGGGAAACGCGTCTGCGCCAAGTGCTCGGCAACCTGCTCGCCAACGCTCTCGATGCCCTTACCGAAAAAGGCCCGCCGCGCAAATTGTGGTTGAGTGCCGAATCCACCACCGAGGGCGTCAATCTGTACATTCGCGACAACGGCCCGGGGTTCTGCATGGAAGCCCTCGGCCGCGCCAGTGAGCCTTTCTACACCACCAAGACCCGCACTCAGGGCCTGGGGCTGGGTCTGGCCATTTGTGAAACGCTGATGCGCGCCTTCGGCGGTGAACTGTCGTTCGCCAACCACAAGCAAGGTGGCGCCTTGATTACCCTGCGGCTGCGCGCCGGTGCGCCCGGGGTCAGCCTGCAACCGTCCGAGGATCGAAGTGCATGACCATCGACAATCGCATTCAGGTGGTGTTGATCGACGACGATCCGCACCTGCGTCAGGCCCTTGGTCAGACACTGGATCTGGCAGGGCTGAAAATTCTGCCGCTGTCCGAAGCCAAAGGCCTGGCCGCACAGCTTGAGCGTGACTGGCCGGGTGTGGTGGTCAGCGACATTCGCATGCCAGGCATGGATGGCCTCGAATTGCTCAGCGAACTGCACGCGCAGGATCCCGAACTACCGGTGCTGCTGATCACCGGCCACGGCGACGTGCCGCTGGCGGTGCAGGCCATGCGTGCCGGCGCTTATGACTTTCTTGAAAAACCGTTTGCCAGCGACGCGCTGCTCGACAGCGTGCGTCGCGCACTGGCCCTGCGCCGACTGGTGCTGGACAACCGCAGCCTGCGCCTGGCCCTGAGCGACCGCAATGAACTGAGTGCGCGGCTGGTCGGCCATTCGACGCCGATGCTGCGCTTGCGTGAGCAGATCGGTGCGCTGGCCGCGACCAAGGCGGACGTGCTGATCCTCGGCGAAACCGGCG contains these protein-coding regions:
- the rfbC gene encoding dTDP-4-dehydrorhamnose 3,5-epimerase, producing MNVITTDLPGVLIIEPKVFGDERGFFYESFNAKAFQDATGLDTQFVQDNHSRSQKGVLRGLHYQLQNTQGKLVRVTVGEVLDVAVDIRRSSPHFGKSVAVRLSADNHRQLWVPEGFAHGFVVLSEFAEFLYKTTNYYDPSSERSIRWDDPALGIDWQLDEAPKLSAKDQAAALLKDADVFA
- a CDS encoding ATP-binding protein; the protein is MKPTLPRRPRWRSLALLALCLAPLLWPLEHLAERYYRSELAGQNRQTLDLYVANLLGTLHRYEVLPQILGDLPALRSVLGAPDDGVTQGNANRLLKNIAAQTGAEVMYLMDTSGQTLAASNWDKHDSFVGRNFSFRPYFSEAMAGRLGRFFGLGTTSAKRGYFFAAAVRNGEKIIGVLVIKVDLDHTESLWGKTPEQLLVTDHNGVVILTSRPEWRFRSTRNLSDGERSAITAIQPYPTREPRPLNLSPSAWLIQTHDIAETGWSVSILAPRTLIDRPVRTVVAIGGATLLVVMLLLGLMMQRRRHYLERIAFEAKARRELEGRVAERTSDLEGLNRRLKEEVLEREQAQQELVRAQDDLVQAGKLSALGTMSASISHELNQPLAAIRSYAENAEVLLDHQRTDDARGNLKLISELTGRMASIIAHLRAFARRDRHAPESVALQPALDDALALLAKRRRSMEVELIRDLPAATLWVEAGETRLRQVLGNLLANALDALTEKGPPRKLWLSAESTTEGVNLYIRDNGPGFCMEALGRASEPFYTTKTRTQGLGLGLAICETLMRAFGGELSFANHKQGGALITLRLRAGAPGVSLQPSEDRSA
- a CDS encoding aminotransferase — translated: MPLATLIHRASLPSPQVSAEQALQWLAEHYGLSGTLQALGSQQDLNFRVDSPRGRFVLKICRGDYALVELQAQHAGLKYLAEHSAVTVPRVIAANNGEDLLSLEVGGEAVHVRLLDYIEGQPLTHLDHLGRDVVAGFGRLCGEMDLALAGFDHPGLERTLQWDARHASALISHLLPVIKDEQQRALIADAAEQAERRLQPLQGKLPVQAIHMDITDDNAVWARDAQRHWQLQGVIDFGDLVRTWRISDLSVTCAALLHHAGGDPFVILPAVQAYHAVNPLQHEELQALWPLIVARAAVLVLSGEQQVSIDPTNIYSRDNLTHEWEIFRVATSVPQALMEAAILTAVGHSLPAIDGEGFAPLLPGLVGREFALIDLGVLSPHFEAGNWEQAGIDQHLLNEAAAAHGLAASRYGQYRLSRTRPDSAVEPDTFPLHVELRVPDGSTVEAPFAGVVHQAADGVLQLDGPQLSVRLWGVTPSLHSGAALVKGQVLGAVSGPLRVQLCRGAQLNAPLFCTPALAAAWQALCPSPAALLGLACDAEPELDAKTLLERRDASFARTQKHYYVDPPRIERGWRNHLIDMQGRSYLDMLNNVAVLGHGHPRMAAVAARQWSLLNTNSRFNYAAVAEFSERLLKLAPEGMNRVFLVNSGSEANDLAIRLAWAYSGGRDMISVLEAYHGWTVGADAVSTSIADNPKALESRPDWVHPVPAPNTYRGEFRGLDSAPDYVRSVEHHLEKLAEQKRQLAGFICEPVYGNAGGISLPPGYLKQVYGLVRAQGGVCIADEVQVGYGRMGHFFWGFEEQGVVPDIICMAKGMGNGQPLGAVITRREIAEALEAEGYFFSSAGGSPVSCQIGMAVLDVMEEEKLWENAQVVGGHFKVRLEALIDKHPLVGAVHGSGFYLGLELIRNRETLEAATEETALLCDRLRELGIFMQPTGDDLNILKIKPPMVTSRQSVDFFVDMLDRVLSEGL